A single region of the Dethiobacter alkaliphilus AHT 1 genome encodes:
- a CDS encoding tRNA nucleotidyltransferase/poly(A) polymerase family protein — MDLLNKFAAEAQKQNLEIYLVGGFLRDLFSGRQSTDMDLTGEPGLISFADKFAKAHKLSAHLVERHKLLRLTLSGLRLDISEFKGADIGHDLALRDFSVNAMALPLRDYLEQPHSKSTLIDPYQGLEDLTRQRLCALPGALRDDPLRVMRGARLALHFGLTPDESTVREARSVAPLLPDLPGERIAAEIFATLQSKCTGYLPLLETLGAARYVFGKPFSAGHDHVMAQTEKLLNANHWPESIRHRLQQNLARSLSAQTRGYQVLKLAALLCDLDGIVDGISPQTIHHIRKYPLSRQERASLSALQGALDWLRCFGGNLKSRSLYSYYSRFGPAGLDAAVLLRAVDGAAARSRAVFLLKKLLPEGNLLVSPPDFMTGRELAAMVGKRRQPASRIGELQKALHRASALGDVANRQEAEAFSLGFVDARLEN, encoded by the coding sequence ATGGACCTTTTAAATAAATTTGCCGCAGAAGCGCAAAAACAGAATCTGGAAATCTATCTGGTGGGTGGCTTTTTGCGGGATCTGTTTTCCGGCAGGCAAAGTACCGACATGGATTTGACCGGAGAGCCTGGCCTGATTTCATTTGCCGATAAGTTCGCAAAAGCACATAAACTGTCTGCTCATCTGGTTGAAAGGCACAAATTGCTGCGCCTTACATTATCCGGTTTACGGCTGGATATTTCCGAGTTTAAGGGTGCAGACATCGGCCACGATCTGGCGCTGCGGGATTTTTCCGTAAATGCCATGGCCCTGCCTCTAAGGGACTATTTAGAACAGCCTCACAGCAAAAGTACCCTGATTGACCCTTACCAGGGCTTGGAGGATCTTACCCGGCAAAGATTATGCGCCTTGCCCGGGGCCCTCCGGGATGATCCACTGCGTGTGATGCGGGGTGCGCGCCTGGCCCTGCATTTTGGACTCACCCCCGATGAGTCAACTGTCCGGGAAGCACGTAGTGTGGCCCCTTTATTACCCGATCTTCCGGGAGAACGGATAGCGGCGGAAATATTTGCCACTTTGCAAAGCAAATGTACAGGTTATTTGCCGTTATTGGAAACATTGGGTGCGGCCAGGTATGTGTTTGGCAAGCCTTTTTCCGCCGGCCATGATCATGTTATGGCGCAAACAGAGAAATTGCTTAATGCAAACCACTGGCCTGAATCAATCCGGCACCGGCTGCAGCAAAACCTGGCACGCAGCCTTTCAGCACAGACACGTGGCTATCAGGTGTTAAAACTTGCCGCCCTGCTCTGTGACCTGGACGGTATCGTAGACGGAATCTCCCCGCAAACCATCCACCATATCCGGAAGTACCCCCTGTCACGGCAGGAACGCGCTTCCCTTTCTGCACTGCAGGGCGCGCTAGATTGGCTGCGGTGTTTCGGTGGCAACTTAAAAAGCCGCTCATTATACAGCTATTATTCCCGTTTCGGGCCCGCCGGCCTGGATGCCGCCGTTTTACTGCGGGCCGTAGATGGTGCTGCCGCCCGCTCTAGAGCGGTATTCCTGCTGAAAAAACTGCTGCCGGAGGGAAATTTGCTTGTCTCGCCGCCGGACTTTATGACAGGGCGGGAGTTGGCGGCCATGGTGGGAAAAAGGAGGCAGCCTGCTTCCCGAATCGGTGAATTGCAAAAAGCTTTGCACCGGGCTTCTGCTCTGGGAGATGTGGCCAACAGGCAGGAAGCAGAAGCGTTTTCGCTGGGTTTTGTTGATGCCCGCTTAGAAAATTAA
- the acs gene encoding acetate--CoA ligase alpha subunit — MSDLHSLFNPDSIAVIGASNNKEKIGFVIMENIQNSGFQGKVYPVNPREKEILGYTCYTSIGKIGQPVDVAVISVPAQLSLDVARECGESGVKFLVVVTAGFKEIGDEGLKREKELLKICRQHKMRMVGPNVVGIMDTHTPANASFAEGFPKQGEIAFISQSGAMLLAIFDWSRSVGLGFSRFVSMGNKADLNEVDFIWSAAQDPNTRVILCYIEDVADGKRFLDVVSEACKKKPVIILKSGTSQAGARAASSHTGALAGSDLAYDTAFRQCGVIRAETMSDLFDLAVAFVSQPIPAGNHVAIVTNSGGPGIIATDSVERNGLRMARFGKDTIETLRNALPAEANLYNPVDVLGDARTDRYSVSLEAVLADENTDCALVLLSPAAVTEPVKTAQVISSLRERFTKKPIFAAYMGGEGLAEGCQVLTNSGVPCFTFPEPALKSFSGMVRFAALQRKLARGQQLPKINNIDQRAVKATFYDVLKERRLVLLGNEATSVAEAYGIPVAPVRLATSPEEAAELADKLGYPAVLKVASPKIMHKTDVGGVKIGLETRDEVMEGYHAIMNSVRRLMPGTPIYGIEVQKMMPKGDELIIGMSRDVQFGPLLAFGLGGIYVNLLKDVSFRLAAGLTLEEIEEMIAETKAYSLIRGYRGSKPADIGALVQTLARVARLSLDFPEITEIDLNPVIAYPDSAVALDVKITVSYDENEV; from the coding sequence ATGAGCGATCTGCATTCCCTGTTTAATCCCGATTCCATAGCGGTAATCGGGGCCTCCAACAACAAAGAAAAAATCGGCTTTGTCATCATGGAAAATATTCAAAACAGCGGTTTTCAGGGCAAAGTTTATCCCGTTAACCCCAGAGAAAAAGAAATACTGGGTTATACTTGTTATACCTCAATAGGAAAGATCGGACAACCTGTGGATGTGGCGGTTATTTCCGTCCCGGCCCAACTTTCTCTGGATGTGGCCAGGGAATGCGGTGAGTCCGGGGTCAAGTTTCTTGTGGTGGTTACCGCAGGCTTTAAGGAAATTGGCGACGAAGGCCTGAAAAGGGAAAAGGAACTGCTTAAAATCTGCCGGCAGCACAAGATGCGTATGGTCGGTCCTAATGTGGTGGGAATCATGGACACCCACACTCCCGCCAATGCTTCCTTTGCCGAAGGATTCCCCAAACAGGGTGAAATTGCCTTTATTTCACAAAGCGGGGCAATGCTGTTGGCAATCTTTGACTGGAGCCGCAGTGTGGGGCTTGGTTTCTCCCGCTTTGTCTCCATGGGTAATAAAGCGGATTTAAACGAAGTTGATTTTATCTGGTCCGCTGCACAAGATCCCAATACCCGGGTTATTTTATGCTATATAGAAGACGTGGCCGACGGCAAACGTTTTCTGGATGTGGTCAGTGAAGCCTGTAAGAAAAAACCTGTTATTATCCTCAAAAGTGGCACATCACAGGCGGGAGCCCGCGCCGCATCCAGCCATACCGGTGCTTTGGCCGGTAGTGACCTGGCCTATGATACCGCTTTTCGTCAGTGCGGTGTTATCCGGGCGGAGACCATGTCCGACTTGTTTGACCTGGCGGTGGCCTTTGTCAGCCAACCAATCCCTGCCGGAAATCATGTGGCCATTGTGACTAATTCCGGCGGCCCCGGAATTATCGCCACCGACAGTGTGGAGAGAAACGGCCTGCGCATGGCCCGCTTTGGCAAAGATACCATCGAGACTCTACGTAATGCTCTGCCGGCAGAGGCCAATCTTTATAACCCGGTGGATGTACTGGGGGACGCCAGAACAGACCGTTACAGTGTATCACTGGAGGCTGTGCTGGCTGATGAAAACACTGATTGCGCATTGGTGCTGCTTTCTCCCGCCGCCGTTACCGAGCCGGTAAAAACTGCACAGGTCATCTCATCTTTGCGGGAACGGTTTACCAAGAAGCCCATTTTTGCCGCCTATATGGGAGGTGAAGGCCTGGCTGAAGGGTGTCAGGTGCTGACAAACTCCGGTGTACCCTGCTTTACATTCCCTGAACCGGCACTAAAATCTTTTTCCGGCATGGTAAGATTTGCAGCGCTGCAGCGTAAACTGGCTAGGGGACAGCAGTTGCCCAAAATTAATAACATTGACCAAAGAGCGGTTAAAGCCACCTTTTATGATGTGTTAAAAGAGCGAAGGCTGGTACTGCTGGGCAATGAGGCCACTTCTGTGGCGGAGGCGTACGGTATCCCGGTGGCTCCGGTGCGTCTGGCCACCAGCCCTGAAGAAGCTGCAGAACTGGCAGATAAACTGGGTTACCCGGCGGTTCTCAAAGTGGCCTCTCCCAAAATCATGCATAAAACCGATGTGGGTGGAGTAAAAATCGGACTGGAAACACGGGATGAGGTAATGGAAGGATACCACGCCATTATGAACAGCGTCCGCAGACTCATGCCGGGCACCCCCATCTATGGCATCGAAGTGCAGAAAATGATGCCCAAGGGCGATGAGCTGATTATCGGCATGAGCCGGGATGTACAGTTTGGCCCACTTTTGGCTTTTGGACTGGGCGGTATCTACGTTAACCTACTAAAGGATGTCTCCTTCCGCTTGGCTGCAGGGTTGACCCTGGAGGAAATTGAAGAGATGATTGCAGAGACAAAAGCTTATTCTCTCATACGGGGTTACCGCGGCAGCAAGCCGGCAGATATCGGAGCCCTGGTACAGACACTGGCGCGGGTAGCCCGGCTTTCCCTGGACTTTCCGGAAATAACGGAAATCGATCTTAACCCGGTAATAGCCTATCCGGATTCGGCAGTGGCGTTGGATGTTAAAATAACCGTCTCCTATGACGAGAACGAGGTTTAG
- a CDS encoding phosphotransacetylase family protein, whose translation MKSIFIGGMAGSGKTAIALGLALKFRDQGLNVGYFKPLGASHGPHRQEDEDVILFQQVLSLPHDAATLSPVRTGPYYLSSGPRRDPAPLKEKLQQAYNTVSANVDVLLIDGSLSPYTAASLGLDAINLARMFDSTMLYVSRMEDDYSLDKTILYNELFRLAGIKVLGNIFNSVERTLLDKTKGVYAPILEEAGHPVLGIIPSRPEIASPTVREFYDALGGELLTEEGVGLERIVEEVVVGTMTTESALGYLRRAPNKAVITGGDRSDMAVTALETSTSVLILTGGYYPDVGVLASAIEKKVAVIMVHYDTFTAIERLHEITRRIHPGDEQGIRIAQTNISEHCNWQTILDEVKS comes from the coding sequence ATGAAAAGCATTTTTATCGGCGGAATGGCCGGAAGCGGAAAAACAGCCATCGCACTGGGCCTGGCGCTCAAATTCCGCGATCAGGGACTAAATGTCGGTTATTTTAAGCCACTGGGCGCATCACACGGCCCCCACCGGCAGGAGGATGAGGACGTAATCCTCTTTCAGCAGGTCCTTTCCCTGCCCCATGATGCCGCCACGCTCTCTCCGGTCCGCACCGGGCCTTACTACTTAAGCAGTGGGCCCCGCCGTGATCCCGCTCCTCTGAAGGAGAAACTGCAGCAGGCCTACAATACTGTATCGGCCAACGTTGACGTACTGTTAATTGACGGTTCTCTTTCTCCTTATACCGCCGCCAGCCTGGGCCTTGATGCCATTAACCTGGCCCGCATGTTTGACAGCACCATGCTTTATGTCAGCCGCATGGAAGATGACTACAGTCTGGATAAAACCATTTTGTACAATGAACTCTTCCGGCTGGCGGGCATTAAAGTGCTGGGCAACATCTTTAACAGTGTGGAGCGTACTTTGCTGGATAAAACAAAAGGTGTGTATGCGCCTATTCTGGAAGAGGCCGGCCACCCTGTTTTGGGGATAATCCCCAGCAGGCCGGAAATCGCCTCCCCCACAGTCCGGGAATTTTACGACGCACTGGGTGGCGAACTGCTGACAGAAGAGGGGGTCGGGTTGGAGCGCATCGTGGAAGAAGTGGTGGTAGGCACCATGACCACCGAAAGTGCTCTGGGTTATCTCAGGCGTGCGCCAAACAAAGCTGTTATCACCGGAGGAGACCGTTCCGATATGGCGGTGACGGCTCTGGAAACCAGCACATCTGTTCTCATCCTCACAGGCGGCTACTACCCCGACGTAGGCGTACTGGCCAGCGCCATAGAAAAGAAAGTAGCGGTGATTATGGTGCACTACGACACCTTCACCGCCATTGAGCGTCTCCACGAGATTACCAGGCGCATTCACCCCGGTGACGAACAGGGTATCCGCATCGCCCAGACCAATATTTCCGAACACTGCAATTGGCAAACAATCCTCGATGAAGTTAAATCCTAA
- a CDS encoding deoxyribonuclease IV yields MRLGSHLSVSKGFHKAAEAAASIGANTFQFFTRNPRGGSARTISPQEVEKWQEARKKYDIYPIMGHLPYTVNMASPAERAYNFAKMVVADDLERMDAVGAEYLVIHPGSHAGSGREAGLERIVACLEESFLPYDGETSLLLETMAGQGSEIGTLADIAEIMEKLSWPDGMGVCLDSCHLTGAGYDFLQKEEVDRLVTDVKKTVGLSRVRAMHLNDSKFPPGTHKDRHERIGAGYLGKEGLLNLITHPAFKDLPMALETPVEDFQQYGEEITLIRSWL; encoded by the coding sequence ATGCGACTTGGTTCTCATCTGTCTGTTTCCAAAGGATTTCATAAAGCAGCGGAAGCTGCGGCATCCATCGGTGCCAATACATTTCAGTTCTTTACCCGCAACCCCCGGGGAGGTTCTGCCCGCACCATTTCTCCCCAGGAAGTGGAAAAATGGCAGGAAGCCAGGAAAAAATATGATATTTATCCCATTATGGGACACCTGCCTTATACCGTAAATATGGCGTCTCCTGCAGAACGGGCCTATAACTTTGCCAAAATGGTGGTGGCCGATGATTTAGAGCGTATGGATGCGGTGGGCGCCGAGTACCTGGTAATCCATCCCGGCTCTCATGCCGGTTCTGGACGTGAAGCGGGACTAGAGCGAATTGTGGCCTGTCTGGAGGAATCATTTTTACCCTATGACGGAGAAACTTCTTTGCTTTTGGAAACCATGGCGGGACAGGGCTCGGAAATAGGCACCCTGGCAGACATCGCAGAAATTATGGAAAAACTGTCCTGGCCGGATGGTATGGGCGTTTGTCTTGATTCCTGCCATCTGACCGGCGCCGGATATGATTTCTTGCAAAAAGAAGAAGTGGACAGGCTGGTGACGGATGTGAAGAAAACGGTGGGATTAAGCAGGGTTAGAGCTATGCACCTAAACGATTCCAAGTTTCCGCCGGGCACACACAAAGACAGGCACGAACGGATAGGCGCAGGCTATCTTGGCAAAGAAGGCCTGCTAAACCTTATTACCCATCCCGCTTTCAAAGACTTACCCATGGCACTGGAAACCCCAGTGGAGGACTTTCAGCAATACGGCGAAGAAATTACCCTCATTCGCTCCTGGCTCTAG
- a CDS encoding small, acid-soluble spore protein, alpha/beta type gives MAKYKKKPEKMTPEELAVEKMKLEIADELGLGDKVKEKGWENLTARETGRVGGVMSRRLRDKKLQKS, from the coding sequence ATGGCCAAGTACAAGAAAAAGCCTGAAAAAATGACACCTGAAGAATTGGCGGTAGAAAAAATGAAGCTGGAAATCGCAGATGAATTAGGTTTGGGCGACAAAGTTAAAGAGAAGGGATGGGAAAACCTCACTGCCCGCGAAACCGGCAGGGTTGGCGGTGTGATGTCCCGCCGTCTCCGTGATAAAAAACTGCAGAAGTCATAG
- a CDS encoding GntP family permease, producing MLFVVLGLCLLIILVSKKVNVIVAAPLVIIFVALGNGMSPYELVTGPYVAGAAGFIESFIFIFILGAIFGKVMEQSGGAYSIGNALVAMLGTKRAATAIFLASLLLGVGGIAGFVIIFTLYPLGLSVFDQANLPRRLLIPSIGAGIIMAISAPATPQIQNLMPMDYLGTTSTAGFWPGIFSVTVSSVIIALYLEHVAARARRREEVFDHPEGYVPRAGGGFPPVYLACIPLISIVVLLSVFQLDPLVSLGSGVLLAFIVLFSWLPKPLEVLNEGTKTAMMPLLFASSSVGFGVALQAVPAFLTFIEALADSTLNPLVLAGITTNVAAGLVGSASGGVVLTLTTVAPELSASADPALLHRVITLAAAGLDTLPHNNGYLTMLAFSGLTFAQTYKEYFVTTVVAPVFALALLLFLFSVGVFV from the coding sequence TTGCTGTTTGTAGTTTTAGGGTTATGCCTGCTTATAATTCTTGTATCGAAAAAAGTAAACGTGATTGTAGCTGCGCCGCTTGTTATCATATTTGTTGCGCTGGGTAACGGCATGAGCCCGTATGAATTGGTAACGGGCCCGTATGTGGCAGGAGCCGCCGGCTTCATCGAAAGCTTTATCTTTATTTTTATTCTGGGAGCTATTTTCGGTAAAGTTATGGAGCAGTCCGGTGGTGCTTACAGTATTGGCAACGCCCTGGTGGCCATGCTGGGGACAAAAAGAGCGGCCACCGCTATTTTTTTGGCCTCTTTGCTTTTGGGAGTAGGCGGTATTGCCGGATTTGTCATTATCTTTACCTTATACCCGCTGGGGCTTTCCGTTTTTGACCAGGCAAACCTGCCCCGGCGCCTGTTGATTCCCAGCATTGGTGCCGGCATTATTATGGCTATCTCTGCTCCGGCTACACCTCAAATCCAAAACCTGATGCCCATGGATTATCTGGGCACCACGTCTACGGCGGGTTTTTGGCCCGGAATTTTTAGCGTCACCGTATCTTCAGTAATCATTGCCCTGTATCTGGAACATGTTGCTGCCCGGGCGCGGCGTCGGGAAGAAGTATTTGACCATCCTGAAGGCTATGTGCCCCGGGCCGGCGGCGGCTTTCCACCGGTCTATCTGGCCTGCATACCGCTAATTTCCATCGTTGTGCTGCTCTCTGTTTTTCAACTGGACCCACTGGTTTCTCTGGGCTCAGGGGTGCTTTTGGCTTTTATTGTGCTATTTTCCTGGTTACCTAAGCCCCTGGAAGTCCTTAATGAAGGTACAAAAACTGCTATGATGCCGCTCTTGTTTGCCTCCTCATCGGTGGGATTCGGTGTGGCTCTGCAGGCTGTTCCCGCCTTTTTAACATTTATTGAAGCACTGGCCGATTCAACCCTGAATCCCTTGGTGTTGGCGGGTATAACCACCAATGTGGCGGCAGGGCTTGTGGGTTCAGCCTCCGGTGGTGTGGTTCTTACCCTGACCACTGTGGCGCCTGAATTGTCTGCTTCGGCAGACCCGGCCTTACTGCACCGTGTAATTACTTTGGCCGCCGCCGGGTTGGACACTTTGCCTCACAATAACGGTTATTTAACCATGCTGGCTTTTAGCGGGCTCACCTTTGCACAAACCTATAAAGAATATTTTGTCACCACGGTGGTTGCTCCCGTTTTTGCTTTGGCGCTTTTGCTGTTCCTCTTTTCTGTGGGCGTTTTTGTCTAA
- a CDS encoding MTH1187 family thiamine-binding protein yields MPVLEISIMPIGTDEASFSSYVSQACEVVDKRGLQYQVTPMSTMVEGSMEDLLAVVKDLHSLPFDTGVNRVITNVTIDERRDKELDMSSMVQAANQPQN; encoded by the coding sequence ATGCCGGTTCTTGAAATCAGTATTATGCCTATCGGTACCGACGAAGCAAGCTTTAGCAGTTATGTTTCCCAGGCCTGCGAAGTGGTGGATAAGCGGGGGCTGCAGTACCAGGTAACTCCCATGTCCACCATGGTAGAAGGAAGCATGGAAGACTTGCTGGCAGTGGTGAAAGATTTGCACAGTTTGCCTTTTGACACCGGAGTAAATCGGGTGATTACCAATGTTACTATTGATGAACGTCGGGACAAGGAACTGGATATGTCCAGTATGGTGCAGGCAGCAAACCAGCCACAAAACTAA
- a CDS encoding TrkA C-terminal domain-containing protein yields the protein MRVIIIGGGEVGTELARRLKMRLQDIKRPPSGIICAIIRGDDVIIPGGKDVILENDEIYVLGKTNKRSSLFWGWRKKKQDTKG from the coding sequence ATGCGTGTAATTATTATCGGCGGCGGTGAGGTGGGAACAGAGCTGGCAAGACGCCTTAAAATGCGGCTGCAGGACATTAAGAGGCCGCCCTCCGGTATTATCTGTGCAATTATCCGGGGCGATGATGTTATCATTCCCGGTGGAAAAGATGTAATTCTTGAAAATGATGAAATATATGTGTTGGGGAAAACAAATAAACGTTCCTCACTTTTTTGGGGATGGCGAAAAAAAAAACAGGACACAAAAGGGTAA
- a CDS encoding superoxide dismutase, translating to MVELKPKELKTSKMEGFSEKQLEDHHGVLYKGYVNKVNEIRKQMASVDYDKANQTYSELRALKIEETFALNGIKLHEAYFENMGGSGGKATGKALELIEKYFGSYEAWEKDFKKTGLAVRGWVVLAYDLEDGTLHNFGSDSHNLGPIWNAVPVLVLDTYEHAYMIDYGVKRPPYIDAFMNVIDWDVVNARLAKIEGARTTEVF from the coding sequence ATGGTAGAACTTAAACCCAAAGAATTAAAAACCAGCAAGATGGAGGGCTTTTCAGAAAAACAGCTGGAAGACCATCACGGCGTCCTTTATAAGGGCTATGTAAACAAAGTCAACGAAATCCGCAAGCAAATGGCGTCAGTAGACTACGACAAAGCAAACCAGACCTATAGTGAATTAAGGGCTCTAAAGATTGAAGAAACTTTTGCCTTAAACGGAATAAAGTTACATGAAGCTTATTTTGAAAACATGGGTGGCAGCGGCGGCAAAGCCACCGGCAAAGCACTGGAGTTGATTGAAAAATATTTCGGCTCCTATGAAGCATGGGAAAAAGATTTTAAAAAGACCGGCCTGGCAGTGCGCGGTTGGGTGGTTTTGGCTTATGACCTGGAAGACGGCACACTCCATAATTTCGGCAGCGACTCCCATAATCTGGGGCCAATCTGGAACGCTGTGCCGGTGTTGGTTTTGGACACCTACGAACACGCCTACATGATCGACTATGGTGTGAAGCGCCCGCCCTACATTGACGCTTTCATGAATGTAATTGACTGGGATGTGGTTAACGCCCGCCTGGCCAAAATTGAAGGTGCCCGCACCACAGAAGTATTTTAA
- a CDS encoding DUF1786 domain-containing protein codes for MAKLMAIDIGGGTQDILLYDSDKTLENCIQLILPSPTVLVAQQIKKATEAGKAVFLHGHVMGGGPSTKAVRDHLSKGLPVFATKEAALTIHDDPKRVESLGVVTTEDPPAHAVRIHTGDIDREMLARILGEAGEDLPAEFAVAVQDHGYSPGESNRIFRFRIWEQFMAAGGKLSDLVYGDIPSFFTRMEAARKQAPGALLMDTCGAALLGALTDERVREASGRGTVAVINLGNQHTFAALVEDQRVIGLFEHHTGMMTPQKVAHYLKKLTAGKLSNAEVQEDQGHGCLPPAEEVDPVLTVVTGPRRSLLSSLDCYFAAPQGNMMLMGCFGLVDAANL; via the coding sequence CTGATGGCCATTGATATCGGTGGCGGTACACAGGATATTCTGCTCTACGACAGTGACAAAACGCTGGAAAACTGCATTCAGTTAATTCTGCCCTCACCTACGGTGTTGGTGGCACAGCAAATCAAAAAAGCCACCGAAGCGGGAAAAGCTGTCTTTCTGCACGGCCACGTAATGGGAGGCGGACCGTCCACAAAAGCTGTGCGGGACCATTTAAGTAAGGGACTGCCCGTTTTTGCCACAAAAGAAGCGGCGTTGACCATCCATGATGATCCCAAAAGGGTGGAGTCTCTGGGTGTTGTAACCACTGAAGACCCACCTGCCCATGCGGTGCGGATACATACAGGCGATATTGACCGGGAAATGCTGGCCCGAATTTTAGGGGAAGCGGGGGAAGACCTGCCCGCTGAATTTGCGGTGGCGGTGCAGGATCACGGCTATTCTCCCGGTGAATCAAACCGAATTTTTCGTTTCCGCATCTGGGAACAGTTTATGGCGGCGGGTGGTAAGCTTAGTGATCTGGTATATGGAGATATTCCGTCCTTTTTTACCAGGATGGAAGCGGCGCGCAAACAAGCACCCGGCGCTCTGTTAATGGATACTTGCGGAGCAGCGCTTTTGGGAGCACTGACCGATGAACGTGTTCGGGAGGCGTCCGGTCGGGGTACGGTGGCGGTGATAAATCTGGGCAATCAGCATACCTTTGCTGCTCTTGTTGAGGACCAAAGGGTTATTGGACTTTTTGAGCATCATACCGGAATGATGACACCGCAAAAGGTAGCCCATTACCTAAAGAAGCTGACCGCAGGAAAGTTGTCAAATGCTGAAGTGCAAGAGGATCAGGGGCATGGCTGCCTGCCGCCGGCAGAGGAGGTGGACCCTGTCCTGACGGTGGTTACCGGCCCGCGCCGCTCTCTTTTGTCGTCACTGGATTGCTATTTTGCCGCCCCTCAGGGCAATATGATGCTGATGGGCTGCTTTGGGCTGGTGGATGCCGCAAATTTGTAG